A window from Bacteroidota bacterium encodes these proteins:
- a CDS encoding DUF3857 domain-containing protein, producing MIFPQSFLILEYSFDHYMRKLITTLILITFFTQIYSQKELPEFGKPDMKELLMKDCEFEPGVSAMKILKYEYVDLVSDNDWSVRTEKWERVKILSQAGYSFADIEIPFAKKNKIKKLVAYIYTLDESGKITTEEIDSDDIFKKSDKKKKKGSLVFTFPGVKPGCVIEYKYTELEKEPYYSDTKFFQDVIPVQLCIFKLAHNSEYIKANLTFIGGDENLESRIEEKTPVEYKNTQTITGTNINSFRDEPLMSAVKDNLQYMTLRFEYRADWRDSLLKKYPDQNLLWEAIDSWLINHPNFGEQIKKKVAGTGSLIDSAKKIKDIASKVELIYKSVRDRISWNNESNIFAESIDRAWKTAIGSNAEINLLLLNLLRKSGVNSFPVIVRSREYGKANMLLYSISQFNNVNVVVFNGENFYILDATKKHLSYNTPPFEVLNRNVLLIDAASTKWLNIVDDRPFLKQTISIKAAVDSSGQIKGDAFVSFFDYLKDFKLTEKEEGEKIMAQEEKDFINRSPVDIKIDSLIEDAPPNELLPLNHRFAFTYNPESTDDFLFIDPFFLSPFRKNPFTDSIRRTDIDFGSNQYYNIYVHLTIPENYRIEGVPKSLIVISSDSTIIFKRQILQEDNILVFKHSFEVKRAEFSKEEYFPLHDIFRKMYGAIKEQLILKKK from the coding sequence ATGATTTTTCCACAATCATTTCTTATTTTAGAATATTCATTTGACCACTACATGAGGAAACTAATCACAACTCTTATTCTTATTACATTTTTTACCCAAATCTACTCCCAGAAAGAACTACCTGAATTTGGCAAACCCGATATGAAGGAATTGTTGATGAAGGACTGTGAGTTTGAACCGGGAGTCTCAGCGATGAAGATCTTGAAATATGAATATGTTGATCTTGTATCTGATAATGATTGGTCGGTACGTACTGAAAAATGGGAACGTGTAAAAATATTGAGCCAGGCTGGGTACTCGTTTGCCGATATTGAAATCCCCTTTGCAAAAAAAAATAAAATAAAAAAACTGGTAGCCTATATCTATACCCTTGATGAGTCAGGCAAGATCACAACTGAAGAAATTGACAGTGATGACATCTTTAAAAAATCAGATAAAAAGAAAAAAAAGGGTTCACTTGTTTTTACATTTCCCGGTGTAAAACCCGGCTGCGTGATTGAATATAAATACACAGAACTCGAAAAAGAACCTTATTACAGTGATACTAAGTTTTTTCAGGATGTGATACCTGTTCAGTTGTGTATTTTTAAATTGGCCCATAATTCTGAATATATAAAAGCAAACCTGACCTTTATCGGTGGCGATGAAAATCTCGAATCCCGTATAGAAGAAAAAACCCCGGTCGAATATAAAAACACACAAACTATAACTGGAACCAATATCAACTCATTCAGAGATGAACCTTTGATGAGTGCTGTAAAAGATAACCTCCAGTATATGACTTTAAGGTTTGAATACCGGGCAGATTGGAGGGATTCGCTTCTTAAGAAATATCCCGATCAAAATTTATTGTGGGAAGCCATTGACAGTTGGTTGATAAATCATCCCAATTTCGGCGAACAAATTAAGAAAAAAGTTGCCGGTACCGGATCACTTATTGACTCGGCAAAAAAAATAAAAGATATAGCCAGTAAAGTTGAATTGATATATAAATCGGTCAGGGATAGAATTTCATGGAACAATGAATCCAATATTTTTGCTGAAAGTATTGACCGTGCCTGGAAAACAGCCATAGGTAGCAATGCCGAAATAAATCTCTTGTTGCTGAACCTGCTTAGAAAATCTGGTGTAAATAGTTTTCCTGTTATTGTTCGTTCCCGCGAATATGGTAAAGCAAACATGCTTTTGTATTCAATAAGCCAATTTAATAATGTAAATGTGGTTGTATTCAATGGAGAAAACTTTTATATACTGGATGCAACCAAGAAACACCTTTCTTATAATACACCTCCGTTTGAAGTACTGAATAGAAATGTGTTGCTTATAGATGCCGCAAGTACCAAATGGCTAAACATTGTAGATGATCGTCCTTTTTTAAAACAAACCATTTCGATAAAGGCAGCTGTGGACAGTTCGGGACAAATAAAGGGTGACGCATTTGTTTCCTTTTTCGATTACTTGAAGGATTTTAAGCTTACGGAAAAAGAAGAAGGGGAAAAAATTATGGCGCAGGAAGAAAAAGATTTTATTAACAGAAGCCCGGTTGATATAAAAATTGACAGCCTTATTGAAGATGCACCTCCCAATGAGTTATTACCACTTAACCACCGATTTGCTTTTACTTACAACCCTGAATCAACTGATGATTTTTTGTTTATAGATCCATTCTTTTTATCGCCTTTTCGAAAAAATCCATTCACTGATTCTATTCGACGAACTGATATTGATTTTGGAAGTAACCAGTATTATAATATTTACGTACATCTTACCATACCAGAAAATTACAGAATAGAAGGGGTGCCCAAATCCCTTATTGTTATTTCAAGTGACTCAACTATTATTTTTAAAAGACAAATATTACAGGAAGACAATATCCTTGTATTTAAACATAGTTTTGAGGTTAAAAGAGCTGAGTTTTCAAAGGAGGAATATTTCCCTTTACATGATATTTTCAGAAAAATGTATGGAGCAATAAAAGAACAACTAATACTTAAGAAAAAGTAA
- a CDS encoding acyl-CoA dehydrogenase → MNFQLSEITQQIAQAAKDFANQHIKPHVMEWDETQEFPVQTFKELGKLGMMGVLVPEQYGGSGLGYFEYKVVIEEIAKVCGSIGLSVAAHNSLCTGHILSFGNEEQKKKYLPKLATAEWIGAWGLTEANTGSDAGNMKCTAVKDGNDWIINGTKNWITHGKSGDIAVVVCRTGEPRSKNNATSFVVEKGTPGFSGGKKENKLGMRASETAEMIFDNCRIPDANRLGKVGDGFKQSLKVLDGGRISIASLALGIAKGAYEAALKYSQERYQFDQPISNFQGISFKLADMATEIAASELLIMQACDLKNRNKPMTKEAAMAKYYASEVSVKVANDAVQVFGGYGYTKDFPVEKFYRDSKLCTIGEGTSEIQKVVISREVLK, encoded by the coding sequence ATGAATTTTCAACTTTCAGAAATAACACAACAGATAGCACAAGCCGCAAAAGATTTTGCCAACCAGCATATCAAACCACATGTAATGGAATGGGACGAAACCCAGGAGTTCCCGGTTCAGACTTTTAAAGAATTGGGTAAACTCGGAATGATGGGTGTGCTGGTACCTGAACAGTACGGCGGCTCGGGTCTTGGTTATTTTGAATATAAAGTCGTGATCGAAGAAATAGCCAAAGTATGCGGTTCAATTGGCCTGAGTGTAGCTGCGCATAATTCTTTATGTACTGGTCATATTTTATCTTTTGGAAACGAAGAGCAGAAGAAAAAATATTTACCCAAACTGGCAACTGCAGAATGGATCGGTGCATGGGGATTGACAGAAGCGAATACCGGCAGTGATGCCGGCAATATGAAATGTACGGCTGTGAAAGATGGAAATGATTGGATCATCAATGGAACAAAGAACTGGATCACTCATGGTAAAAGTGGAGATATAGCTGTAGTGGTTTGCCGTACCGGTGAACCAAGATCTAAGAATAATGCAACATCATTTGTTGTGGAGAAAGGAACGCCGGGCTTTAGCGGTGGTAAAAAAGAAAACAAACTGGGTATGCGGGCAAGTGAAACGGCGGAAATGATCTTTGATAATTGCAGGATACCTGATGCAAATCGTTTGGGTAAAGTAGGTGATGGGTTTAAACAATCGCTGAAAGTATTAGATGGTGGAAGAATTTCAATTGCATCACTGGCATTAGGTATTGCAAAAGGTGCTTATGAAGCTGCACTTAAATACTCACAGGAACGTTACCAGTTTGACCAGCCGATCTCGAATTTCCAGGGTATATCATTTAAACTGGCAGATATGGCAACAGAGATTGCTGCATCAGAGTTGCTGATCATGCAGGCATGTGATCTGAAAAACCGCAATAAACCAATGACCAAGGAAGCGGCCATGGCAAAATATTATGCAAGTGAAGTCTCTGTAAAAGTTGCGAATGATGCGGTACAGGTTTTTGGCGGCTATGGTTATACCAAAGATTTTCCGGTGGAGAAATTTTACCGTGATTCAAAACTCTGTACAATAGGCGAGGGGACGAGTGAGATACAGAAGGTTGTTATTTCGAGAGAGGTTTTGAAGTAG
- a CDS encoding undecaprenyl/decaprenyl-phosphate alpha-N-acetylglucosaminyl 1-phosphate transferase, translating to MLDLLLTSSVAFIITFLAIPVVLQIAEQKKLFDVPDERKVHKLPVPSLGGVGIFGGFLLASLLSVQGYLNPEFQYFFAAALVIFFLGLKDDLMVLSATKKFIGQMIAASIIIHLGGIRLDSMHGLFGFEQLPEAFSLALSYLTIIVVINSFNLIDGVDGLAGSLGTLTMVVFGAYFISIGQEAYALLSFSMAGSLVAFLIFNHSPAKIFMGDSGSLMIGLINSILVIKFITVADSKDVTIPVTSAVAIGFAVLIVPLLDTLRVFSIRIFNRKSPFTPDRNHVHHLLLDRGLSHTAITFILTIVNILFIAFAISARNWGATWVMLTMVGAGFAGIGFLYYGRPRRTLVVAKGLNGKAELKTASKVVAITQEKEAATAD from the coding sequence ATGCTTGATTTATTATTAACCTCCTCTGTCGCCTTTATCATTACATTCCTGGCTATTCCTGTAGTACTGCAGATAGCTGAGCAAAAGAAGCTCTTTGATGTACCTGATGAAAGAAAAGTTCACAAACTACCCGTGCCATCTCTAGGGGGTGTAGGTATTTTTGGTGGTTTTTTGCTCGCCAGTCTTTTGTCCGTACAAGGCTACCTGAATCCCGAATTCCAGTATTTTTTTGCAGCCGCATTGGTTATTTTCTTTCTAGGGCTGAAAGATGACCTAATGGTACTTTCTGCTACCAAAAAATTTATCGGTCAAATGATCGCTGCCTCCATTATCATTCATCTTGGAGGTATCCGGCTGGATAGTATGCATGGCTTATTTGGATTTGAACAACTACCGGAAGCTTTTAGTCTTGCACTGTCTTACCTGACTATAATAGTAGTTATTAATTCCTTTAACCTGATTGATGGGGTTGATGGCCTCGCCGGCTCACTCGGTACACTTACAATGGTCGTATTCGGTGCTTATTTTATTTCTATAGGCCAGGAAGCTTACGCTTTATTGTCATTTTCAATGGCAGGCAGTCTCGTTGCATTCCTGATTTTTAACCATAGTCCGGCAAAAATATTTATGGGTGATAGCGGATCATTAATGATCGGTCTTATCAATTCCATATTAGTTATAAAATTTATTACTGTTGCTGATTCAAAGGATGTAACAATACCAGTAACATCAGCCGTAGCGATAGGATTTGCTGTTTTGATCGTTCCCCTGCTTGATACTTTAAGAGTATTCAGTATCAGGATATTTAACCGCAAATCTCCTTTTACACCGGATCGTAATCATGTTCACCATCTTTTATTGGATCGTGGTCTGAGTCATACAGCAATTACATTTATTCTTACGATCGTAAATATTTTATTTATTGCATTTGCCATTTCTGCAAGAAATTGGGGAGCTACCTGGGTAATGTTAACGATGGTAGGGGCAGGATTTGCAGGAATAGGATTTCTTTATTATGGCAGGCCCCGCAGAACATTGGTGGTGGCAAAAGGCCTGAATGGCAAGGCTGAATTAAAAACTGCTTCAAAAGTGGTTGCAATTACCCAGGAAAAAGAAGCTGCAACTGCAGATTAA
- a CDS encoding ABC transporter permease: MNLSFLFASRYFKSKKSTNAINIIAWISILAIVIGTAALITVLSVFNGFEGLVKSLYSSFYTDLKVLPASGKTITLSPQQLQQLRIVEGVKNFSLVIEEKALLKNNDGDKDYQNVVVVKGVDDNYQYVSGVAEHIIGEGIYDIGTLDTPRIILGAGVENSLHIYAERNIIPLTVFLPRKGTTEQIDLLNDISSSYINTSSSFAIQQDFDNKYAITSIDFMRNALKLGADEYSGLEISLNDASATDQVKRNLKKVLGDKYKVQDKYEQNKSLYSIMNLERWAIYGVFSLILTVAAFCMIGAITMLTLEKQKDITVLHAMGANRSFIQRIFLSEGVLLASIGCVVGMLLALLLIYLQINFKLIKIGGVSFLIDYFPVEVRLKDFILIGATVFVIAVLASWFPARKAASLEFSLRSE; this comes from the coding sequence TTGAATCTCTCATTTTTATTTGCCAGCAGGTATTTCAAATCTAAAAAATCAACCAACGCAATTAATATTATTGCATGGATAAGCATCCTTGCTATCGTAATCGGAACGGCCGCATTGATCACTGTGTTAAGTGTATTCAACGGATTTGAAGGATTGGTGAAATCATTGTATTCTTCCTTTTACACAGATTTAAAGGTGTTGCCAGCATCAGGAAAAACGATCACACTTTCTCCCCAGCAACTTCAACAACTGCGGATAGTGGAAGGAGTAAAAAATTTTTCATTGGTGATAGAAGAAAAAGCATTGCTGAAAAACAATGATGGCGATAAAGATTATCAGAATGTGGTAGTAGTGAAAGGTGTAGATGATAATTATCAATATGTATCGGGTGTGGCAGAACATATTATCGGCGAAGGGATTTATGATATTGGAACGTTAGATACTCCTCGCATTATTTTGGGAGCAGGAGTCGAAAATTCACTTCATATTTATGCTGAACGAAATATTATTCCACTTACCGTATTTCTGCCAAGAAAGGGTACAACCGAACAGATCGACCTGTTAAATGATATCAGCAGCAGTTATATAAATACATCATCCAGCTTTGCCATCCAGCAGGATTTTGATAATAAATATGCCATCACCAGCATTGATTTTATGCGGAATGCATTAAAGCTTGGCGCAGATGAGTATAGCGGATTAGAAATTTCTTTGAATGATGCTTCAGCAACTGACCAGGTAAAAAGAAATCTCAAAAAAGTATTGGGCGATAAATACAAAGTGCAGGATAAATATGAACAGAACAAAAGCCTGTATTCAATAATGAACCTGGAGCGTTGGGCTATCTATGGTGTGTTCAGTCTTATACTTACCGTCGCAGCTTTTTGTATGATAGGTGCCATTACTATGCTTACGCTGGAAAAACAAAAAGATATTACCGTACTGCATGCAATGGGTGCTAATCGTAGTTTTATACAGCGAATTTTTTTAAGTGAAGGCGTTTTGCTTGCTTCAATCGGGTGTGTAGTAGGAATGCTGCTGGCCCTATTGCTTATTTATCTCCAAATAAATTTCAAGCTGATTAAAATTGGCGGCGTTTCTTTCCTGATCGATTATTTCCCGGTAGAGGTTCGCCTGAAAGATTTTATATTGATTGGTGCAACTGTATTTGTAATTGCAGTTCTCGCATCTTGGTTTCCTGCACGCAAAGCTGCATCGCTGGAGTTTTCGTTACGAAGTGAATAA
- a CDS encoding MBL fold metallo-hydrolase — protein sequence MICPPLTITILGTGTSTGIPMIACECPVCTSTNSKDKRLRCSILVESATTTFVVDTGPDFREQMLRYKVKKLDGVLFTHPHKDHVAGLDDVKAYNFFQKKTMELYANSLTEEALRREFYYAFSDTKYPGVPELNLNTITEEPFFIGDIPVMPVLTWHLKMPVLGFRFGKFTYITDANRIEESELDKIRGSEVMVVNALRKQSHISHFSLGEAIEIVQGLKVPTAYFTHISHQMGLHEEVESELPDGIHLSYDGLHLEFTKV from the coding sequence GTGATATGTCCCCCTTTAACAATAACTATACTCGGCACCGGTACAAGTACAGGCATACCGATGATTGCATGTGAATGCCCGGTTTGCACTTCAACCAATTCAAAAGACAAACGATTACGGTGCAGTATACTCGTTGAATCAGCCACCACAACTTTTGTTGTTGATACCGGCCCGGATTTCCGGGAACAGATGCTCCGTTATAAAGTAAAAAAATTAGATGGAGTATTGTTTACTCATCCGCATAAGGATCATGTAGCAGGATTGGATGATGTAAAGGCTTATAATTTTTTTCAGAAGAAGACGATGGAACTATATGCTAATTCGCTTACTGAAGAAGCATTACGCCGTGAATTTTATTATGCTTTTTCCGATACTAAATATCCAGGTGTGCCTGAATTGAATTTAAATACGATTACAGAAGAACCTTTTTTTATCGGTGATATTCCAGTGATGCCGGTTCTTACCTGGCATTTGAAAATGCCGGTGCTGGGTTTCCGGTTCGGAAAATTTACTTATATCACCGATGCAAACAGGATAGAAGAAAGTGAGTTGGACAAGATCCGTGGAAGTGAGGTAATGGTTGTAAATGCATTGCGTAAACAATCACATATTTCTCATTTCAGTTTGGGAGAAGCCATCGAAATAGTACAGGGATTAAAAGTTCCAACTGCCTATTTTACCCACATTTCTCACCAAATGGGCCTGCATGAAGAAGTGGAATCAGAACTGCCAGATGGAATTCATTTATCGTATGATGGGTTGCATTTGGAGTTCACCAAGGTTTAA
- the rbfA gene encoding 30S ribosome-binding factor RbfA, which translates to MIEGKRQKQIGSVIQKEMNEIFQRLSLNMLDGGLVSIADVKVTPDLLEARIYLSLFQVKDVKEAMKKIEDRHHEIKRELAARVKQQLRRIPELKFFHDDTLDHVFKMEEIFKQIHEEKKPDDKKEE; encoded by the coding sequence ATGATTGAGGGTAAACGTCAGAAGCAGATCGGCAGCGTAATTCAGAAGGAAATGAATGAAATATTTCAGCGATTGAGTTTGAATATGCTGGATGGAGGTCTTGTTTCTATTGCAGATGTAAAAGTGACACCTGATCTGCTGGAAGCCAGGATCTACCTGAGCCTTTTCCAGGTAAAAGACGTAAAAGAAGCGATGAAAAAGATTGAAGATAGACACCATGAAATAAAAAGAGAACTGGCGGCAAGGGTAAAGCAACAGTTACGCCGCATACCCGAATTAAAATTTTTCCATGATGATACGCTTGACCACGTTTTCAAAATGGAAGAGATCTTCAAACAAATACATGAAGAAAAGAAACCGGATGATAAGAAAGAAGAATAA
- a CDS encoding transketolase encodes MKIIMSDLRQITSQLRRDIVRMVHGVQSGHPGGSLGCTDFFAALFFKVMKHNPKFDMNAPNEDVFFLSNGHISPIYYSTLARAGYFDAKELATFRKINSRLQGHPATHEHLPGIRIASGSLGQGMSVAIGAALSKKLNKDPHVVFSLHGDGELNEGQIWESVLFAAHHKVDNLISTIDWNGQQIDGPTSKVMNLGDLAAKFKAFDWEVIQLEKGNDVDEVVATLEKAKTFIGKGKPIVILMKTAMGKGVDFMEGSHEWHGIAPNDEQLAKALAQNPETLGDY; translated from the coding sequence ATCAAAATTATTATGAGCGACCTAAGACAGATAACGTCACAACTACGAAGAGATATCGTAAGAATGGTACATGGAGTGCAAAGCGGCCACCCGGGCGGTTCCTTGGGATGTACCGATTTTTTTGCAGCATTATTTTTTAAGGTTATGAAACATAACCCCAAGTTTGATATGAATGCGCCGAATGAGGATGTATTTTTCCTTTCAAACGGCCATATTTCGCCGATTTACTATTCGACCCTGGCCCGTGCCGGTTATTTTGATGCAAAAGAATTAGCCACTTTTAGAAAAATAAATTCCAGGTTACAGGGCCATCCTGCTACACACGAACATTTACCCGGTATTCGTATCGCCAGCGGTTCGCTTGGCCAGGGAATGAGTGTAGCCATCGGTGCTGCGCTTTCAAAAAAATTAAACAAAGACCCGCATGTCGTTTTCTCATTACATGGCGATGGCGAACTGAATGAGGGCCAGATATGGGAATCAGTTTTATTTGCTGCTCACCATAAAGTAGATAACCTCATCTCAACAATTGATTGGAACGGACAACAAATAGATGGGCCCACATCAAAAGTTATGAACCTCGGCGATCTTGCCGCTAAGTTCAAAGCATTTGACTGGGAGGTTATTCAGCTTGAAAAAGGAAATGATGTAGACGAAGTCGTTGCTACTTTGGAAAAAGCAAAAACATTTATTGGAAAAGGAAAGCCAATCGTGATATTAATGAAGACAGCAATGGGAAAAGGTGTTGATTTTATGGAAGGTAGTCATGAATGGCATGGTATTGCACCAAATGACGAACAATTGGCAAAAGCACTGGCTCAAAACCCGGAGACATTGGGAGATTATTAA
- a CDS encoding ABC transporter ATP-binding protein — MKQYSRIFTYLRGYKGKIGLYFLCTLLSIFFSIVSIGMLMPFLDLIFTNPDPACATCNMMGKHSGNAVIDSVKTFLNTSLDKNGKITTLGIICVLMVIFIILKNLFLYLSYYILNPLKNKIVNHLREDLYDKILKLPIGYFNEKRKGDLMSRMTNDVAEVEASVVGTLEGWIRDPLTIIVTLIVLFIISPQLTLFLLLLIPVLGLVIGRITRSLKKQSQLVADKYGETLSTLDETLGGLRVIKAFNIERILRGRYFSANEDLLQAKNNISKKRDLASPLSEVMGVMLFTAILYYGGRLVLNNEIALEASAFLGYLGIFYNIINPAKALSTSFSNMRKGAAAINRIEEILKTPVTVDDNVNGKQLKSFEENIEFRHVRFAYEDAVILDDINLVVGKGKTIALVGSSGAGKSTLADLVPRFHDVTGGEVLIDGMNIKDFALQSVRNQMSIVTQEPILFNDTIANNIKLGKPDATEEEIINAAKVANAHQFIINKENGYDTNIGDRGSKLSGGERQRLTIARAVLKNPPVLILDEATSSLDTESERLVQDAINNMMQNRTSIVIAHRLSTIRHADEIIVLQKGKIVERGNHEELLAQNGFYRKLVEMQEVR; from the coding sequence ATGAAGCAATATTCACGGATTTTCACCTATCTCAGGGGTTATAAAGGAAAGATCGGACTTTATTTTCTTTGTACACTGCTTAGTATTTTTTTCTCCATTGTATCCATCGGTATGCTGATGCCTTTTTTGGATTTGATCTTTACTAATCCCGACCCCGCCTGTGCTACCTGTAACATGATGGGTAAACATAGCGGCAATGCTGTCATTGATAGTGTAAAAACATTCCTAAATACATCTTTAGACAAAAATGGGAAAATAACAACGCTTGGTATTATCTGTGTGTTGATGGTGATCTTTATTATTCTCAAAAACCTGTTTCTCTATCTTTCTTATTATATACTCAACCCGCTAAAGAATAAAATCGTTAATCATCTTCGTGAAGATCTGTATGACAAAATACTGAAGTTGCCTATTGGATATTTTAACGAAAAAAGAAAAGGCGACCTGATGAGTCGTATGACCAATGATGTAGCCGAAGTAGAAGCATCTGTTGTGGGTACACTGGAAGGATGGATACGGGACCCGTTGACAATAATTGTTACACTGATCGTACTTTTTATAATCAGCCCGCAGCTTACATTATTTCTTTTATTATTGATCCCTGTTTTAGGATTAGTTATAGGACGCATTACACGGTCTTTAAAAAAACAATCGCAGTTAGTTGCTGATAAATATGGAGAAACACTTTCTACGCTGGATGAAACATTAGGTGGGTTACGTGTTATCAAGGCTTTTAACATTGAAAGAATTTTAAGAGGCAGATATTTTTCTGCTAATGAAGATCTCTTGCAGGCAAAAAATAATATCAGTAAAAAAAGGGACTTGGCATCGCCTCTTTCAGAAGTGATGGGAGTCATGTTATTCACAGCCATTTTATATTATGGAGGTCGGCTGGTGCTGAATAATGAAATTGCATTGGAAGCATCTGCATTTCTTGGCTATCTCGGTATCTTTTACAATATCATCAATCCTGCAAAAGCGTTGTCAACTTCTTTCAGCAATATGCGCAAAGGAGCCGCAGCCATTAACCGTATTGAAGAAATACTGAAAACACCTGTTACAGTTGATGATAATGTAAATGGCAAACAACTAAAATCTTTTGAAGAAAATATTGAATTCCGTCATGTAAGGTTTGCTTATGAAGATGCGGTGATACTCGATGATATTAATCTTGTTGTTGGAAAAGGAAAGACAATTGCATTGGTAGGTTCAAGTGGAGCAGGTAAATCAACATTAGCTGACCTGGTTCCACGTTTTCATGATGTAACAGGTGGAGAAGTATTGATAGATGGAATGAATATTAAAGATTTTGCTTTGCAATCTGTCCGCAACCAGATGAGCATTGTAACGCAGGAACCGATCTTATTCAATGATACAATAGCTAATAATATCAAACTCGGCAAGCCCGATGCAACTGAAGAAGAAATTATCAATGCAGCAAAGGTTGCTAATGCACACCAGTTTATCATCAATAAAGAAAATGGTTATGATACCAATATCGGCGACCGCGGCAGTAAACTCAGTGGCGGCGAAAGACAAAGATTGACTATTGCAAGAGCTGTTTTAAAAAATCCCCCGGTATTAATTCTTGATGAAGCCACTTCATCACTCGATACAGAAAGTGAACGCTTAGTACAAGATGCAATTAATAATATGATGCAGAACCGTACCAGTATTGTAATTGCCCATCGCCTCAGTACCATTCGCCATGCAGATGAAATTATTGTTTTACAAAAAGGAAAGATCGTGGAAAGAGGTAATCATGAAGAGTTGCTTGCGCAAAATGGATTTTATAGAAAGTTGGTGGAGATGCAGGAAGTGAGGTAA